Within the Debaryomyces hansenii CBS767 chromosome E complete sequence genome, the region TCTTGCTAACAGTTAGCCGGTTTGTTATTTTGGTTATTACAcgattattttgattttatagATTTTGCATCCACagatataataatacacTTCTGCTTTCCCCTACCTACCGTCTATTATTCCTTATTTAGTAAAATGTCTAATCGTAAAGAGGTTATTATTGAATCCGATAAAGAGGCATATTCAGACCACAATTTGTCTGAGGAATCAACCTTAGGCGATAATGAATCGCTCACTTCAAGTAATATCATACGGGTTTCTCAAgacttatcaaaattatttaatgcCAATGAATACTACGAGATTTTAACACTTATACCATCTTTAAATAAGTATCCGAATTTACCCGCTTCAGCTCGCATTATTATTTCCCTTACATTGTTTAAGCTAGGCAGAGTTGGGCCTGCTTTGCGAGAGTTGTCCATTACAATAGAGATTTCCACAAATCAGGCTGAAAAGgagaaattgataaagtatttgattcaaatattcaaaacatTAGGCCTGTTAGAATGCGCTGTATATTCCTTCGAAGAACTTATTAATATGGCCAGATTAGATCTTCTTATCAGCAGCGAAAATGAAGCTAAAGTACcaagaattcaagaacGAGTAGACAGATATGAAtctgaattaaataaatacttaAATTGTTATGAAAAAGGAGGGATGGAAATGTGAGTACATATATGGCACAATTGGATTAGACGACATATAATACTAACTTCATTAAGAATCAATAAAACCAATTTTATTCCAATACATGAACAAGCCGAAGcttatattaaatttgatgGAAGACTAAACGATTTTTCTCTAGGAAGGTGCTGTATTGTTACGAAAAGGCTTGTAGATGAAGCACTTGAAGGTCTAAATCTATGGAAATCAAATTCCAATAAGCTTCATGTATCTGATCCATTGCACAAAGTTTTTACAGctctaaaatattttggaCCGCTATATGTTTTCGAAGAgttaaaaagaaaagaggACATgataaatgaatttattaactttgAAATAGATAGGCATCcagaaattgattattcaattgaccCAAAAACACTTGCAAAACAATTGCATAGGTGGAATCACAAAAGTTCATCGAGGACGCTTATGTCACTATGTGGTTTAATAATTAAACATCAAGTAGTATCGGGATTTTTAAAGTACTTGAATGAGAAATATCAAGAAGCCattcatatttttaaatGGATCCTAAATTTTTTCGCAGCCTTAgataaaaaattcaaatttttcacaaataaaaatgaatatttgtCTTCAGTTACTAAACGTGTGATCAGTATACTATTCTGCCAATGCTATAATCTAGGTAAATTGGAGTGCAGCCAACAGGAGTTAGGTTGTATGTTATCTACGTTGGTTGCAGTTGATGACATCAATATTACAACAGAATACCTGAGTGGTAGACTAAGTGCTTACTTCATATCCTGTGGCTTCATATATGAAAGGTTATCAAAAATAGAGTGTACCAATATAAAGGTAGAAAATAACGATCAAATAGTAATGACTACCTGTTCTCGATATTCTAAATCATACTTAGGTGAACTGATGaggaaatatttaattgcTGCAACTTTGAAGGCACACGATGATCCCAGTTCTATAGTTCTATATGACCGACTAATATGGGGAATGTTATTATATGGCGGTATTCATCTAAAAACATTCTGGTTCTTTATACAATTGAGAAATTACTTTACAATAGAGTATGATTATGGCCCATTGAATCTATCAGAGCACGAGAAATACAAATTTTTTGCAACGGATAATTTAATACAAAATTATACCAATGGTTGGGCAATAGTGTATAAAATACATGCGTTGTGGGATTCATTgaatgacgaagaaaaggaaaatgtTTGGGACATAAATAATGGAAACACATTTTTAATCCCTCAGATTTTTGATGatcttaataaattaatccTTGTTGATCTGTTCTACGATGAGAATTCTTCGTACAATGGCAAACGGTTTATCTTTATATCTGAATATCAAATCAAGCATAAACTCAAGGGCCATATAAAGCTACCCGGAAATATAATTCAGGAACATCTTGAGTTCAGcaaagaattaatttatttatggAGTGATTCTTTCATTAGATATCATGGGAGCATGCCtgatttcattttgaaattagtTCAAAATTTCGAATGAATCTTCTCTACAGAATAACTATGTCATTTTATAAGCAAAAATAACTAAATATGAGATTCTGATAAGACTGCAGAGAACGTATTCTGAGGATATTCTCTTACTATGATTATTCGCAAAAAGTTCTTCGATAGGATAACTTTTTTATCGAGATATCCATAACAAAGACAATAGGAATGCATCCAGCGGATGAACATATTGATAGCTTGGAtcaaaatgatatttttcGGGAACTTGATACGGATCTTGtagaaattttcaatagaGGGCAGTTCGCAGACTTGTTTACCGATTTACCTTTACAAGAACAAAATGAAAGATTGGAGAGAATAAATGAGTTGTTGACATCTAGAAACATTAATGAGTATTTTAAAAAACAAAAGGAACGGGAACAGGAAGGTGCTGATAGGTATGTCTCCATTTTATGGaaatttggattatttccacttccaatttttcactacAGTCGCCTTTGGAGGAGATTTGGTCCCAATAATATCCGAGAGTCCTTAATCAGGCTTGCAACAATTGTATTGACAAACCTTATGAGAGTAATTAGATTCagtttatttattatagcATCCAGTGCTTATTTCcataatattttgagaaacttatttatatttagtAATTTACttactttttcaaataatttcttaCGGGATATAATCACCTACATGTTCAGAAATTATTCAGGACTCCTTGAAAGACACCAAACTATAGTTAGGGGATCGAAAGGTATTTTCTACTTTAAAGAGGACGAAGACTTTCATACCTATTCTACTTGGAAGGTAGCCACAACAGCAGCATTTAATTGGGTTTCCAGCTTAATAAACATGACCTGTGTTACATTCAGTGACAATGGAAAAGTCAAAACTAAGTGTAACCTTCACGAAGATACGTTAATTTTCAGATTTTCCCGAATTATGAGCGATTTTTTCCCTTCAATGACAACTACGGaatccaatttttcatggGCATTGACAACATCTACAGTTATACTTTACTTATTCTATGCACTTGGTGGCGACTTAATTTGTCTCAATGTTCTTTTTTTCTGTACAGTTAATATGGGGAAGCAATTTCTATATTATAAAGATGTATATGCCGGTTTGGGTCGTATAGTTTGGAATACTCtacataatataatatagttTGTCTATATTCAATGcatatttatcattttaAATCACCTTGTTCTACAGTCGAGTCTTGTGCTTCTCCACAAATCACCCCTCGCATATTCTGATAAatagtgaaaaatatatagcCGTggtttaatattatatcaaCAAAAGCCACATCTGACATGAATACATCAATCCCTCAAACTATGAAAGCTATTGTCCTTAGTGGGCCTTATGAAGTTTCTACGGTAACTAAACAGAGCCCAACGATTCAAGACCCAACAGATGTAATCTTGAAAGTTAAATATTCCGGCTTATGTGGAACTGATTTACATACCTACAGAGGACATATTAAACTAGGATCAAAAGATCAAATTATAGGACATGAATTCTTAGGTACAATTGTATCCAGAGGATCTGCAATTACCGATTCGGACTTTAAAATTGGAGATGATGTATTAAGTACTTTTACTATTCAATGTGGAGAATGTTGGTATTGCAAACATGGATATTCTGGGCAATGTGATAAGACAAATACTTTCGGTAAAGTGGGATTGGATGGGGGCCAAGCTGAGTATGTAAGGGTTCCCTATGCTATGTCAACTTTAATTAGGAAGCCAGAAAGTAAGTCAACTGAAGATGATGCGGTCTATGTAATGATGGCAgatatttttattactGGTTATTATGGAGttaagaaaatattaaatcatttaaaaaATGAATCTGCTGATGGATACACTAAATCTGATATAAAGGATATTactattttgcaattagGGGTGGGGCCTGTTGGTTTATGTGCTTTGAGGATTCTTAAGCATTTcggatttgaaaaagtcgTTTGTGTTGACAGTGTCACATCACGTTTAGAAGAAGCTAGGCGGTTTGGTGCCTTTAAAgctattaattttgaaacGGAAAAAAATGGGGTTGCCGATTTCATCAAAGAGTCGACTAATAATGTGGGGTTTGATGTTGTCTTAGAGGTTGTGGGTGCATCCTCTGCTTTAAGAACTGCCTATGATTCAGTAAGAGGAAATGGTTTTATCTGCTCCATTGGTATGGCTCATGATCCATTACCTTTTACAGGATTGGATTGTTACTTGAAGAACgtcaatatttctttcgGAAGATGCCATGCTTGGTCATTATTTCCTGAGGCCTTGgatttatttgaagttttAAAACCAGATTTTACAAGATTTATTGACTGCAAGCTAGGGTTAGACGAATCCAAGAAAGCTTTcgatatttttgataaacaTAAAGTAAATAAAGTAGTGTTTGATTTGACcaaataagaatatatacagtgtatatataaaaaaatgGACGAGTCCGGAGTCGAACCGGAGACCTCTCCCATGCTAAGGGAGCGCGCTACCAACTACGCCACACGCCCAATTTATAGAATGTGAAATTATATTGCTCTTTATATTCCTCTATATACAGATTCAAAGTTGTAAGCTTGTATAAAATTACGAATTCATTATAGATTTTGAGCCATAAATTGTAACCTAACATTAAgatctttaatattttatacgAGTTATCAATGAGATAAGAATTAATActcaataaaaatattcagTTTTTGCAAGATTTGACAATTCTTGCTAATTGCAACTGCCTATGTTTAGTAATAAAAATACTCAATGTTGCCGAGTCTATATATTCAATGCATCAATGCATGcaatattttttcattaattataCCAGAATAATATGATGGTCCTTAAACTCTTCTTTTTGCCATTGCATATTATCTTGGCATTTTTGGTGATTTCGGCTTTAAGTTGTATATATGCTACAAAATATGCAACAAAATACGCTTCAAATGATTTCTCTAGCAGATTTTCTGATCTCGTTATATAACTCTTGCTCTATGAAACacattttatattcttcatacTTCGTTACCGTCATTTCTTATAGCGACATTATAAGGCTTTACCAATTAAGCTACTAGGACTTTTTTATTCTGAGTCGGTATGATTCGAACATACATAGACCTAGCTCAAACCTGATAGCAAACTCAAGAACAACAATAGCAATAACACCTATAACAGGTATAAATCCACCTATAAAACCTAATCTTAATTCTCCTCCATAAATTGTTGTTCATAGAATATAAGttttttatcattgatttctaattaattttaaaaattatattttttgtaTTCACAGTATTATGGGATATTAcataaaataatgaagtatatatatacaagtGTGAACACTTACAATCCCTGTAAGGGAACTGGGTCTAAATTAGATAATTCTTATAACTAACACTTGATGTAGATTCTACTAATCTAACTTTATCTTAACTAATAGATTGACAACTAACTAATTACTCTCTATTTAGGTCCTAATTCCCTTGATCTCTATTCTGAGATTTACCGGGATTCTTCTTCCTATTTATAGTTTCTTTGATTCGTTGCAACATTCTAACGTCTTGCAACATTCTAAGCTGTAACTCATATACTTATACAACTTGTATACCTATGAGCCTGTTCTCTTACAATCCCACAACTAAGGCAGCTTGTCCGAGTGGTTAAGGAGAAAGATTAGAAATCTTTTGGGCTTTGCCCGCGCAGGTTCGAATCCTGCAGCTGTcgttattttttttattatctaaaaatttaaacctGCATATATTAAAACTAATACCccatatatatatatatcaaacCCAAAGCCACATATATTAGCCAACTTTAATTAAatagaattgaaaattgatcAATGATTACTGTACAAAAAGAAGCTAGTTAGTTTCTCTAAACCGCCcttaaaataatcaatcaCCGTTGAACTTGCTGACCTTAAATTACTAGGCAACTCGGAGATCTCTTCGAAACACTTCAActctttcaaatcattagcatatttctttaatgaatccattaaattattagagAAATTTGCCATAGAATTGTTGATTTGCGTGCTTGTGAAATCTGTATCATCAGCTAGTTGCTTCGAATCAAAAAAGTGAGGTGAATTTAATCCTGATGTCAAGTAATTGTTgtagaaataaaaatttagaattgCTGCTGCACCATTTGCAATTCCTACGCCTATACCAATGCCAATTGTAAAGCTACAAATCAACCACAACCTATTGTAGCTATTGGAATTTCCGTTTGAAGCACAACCTGAGttaaatgcaaataatttcttgataatcGAATTGAATACTTTTAAACTTGAGAAGCTTGAAGATAATTGTAAAGGATCAATATTATCTATATTAGTACTCAAATGAAGTTCGGATTTGAAGCTTCTTTCAATAGATTTATAGTCAGGCTTTTTGCTTGGCACTAAACTGGAATACataaaattattacttATAGTCAAGCTTAAGTTCTTATCTCTAGTTGTAAGCGTCTTATTTAAgtattcttctttcattGGGCTAAATTCGATTTCAATCAATGTTTTtagattcttcaataagttATCTTGCTTTAATGATGAGGTTTTCCATATTTGGTAAGGTCgtaaattattcaacaaatcaaataaattgacAAAGTAATTAACTGTTAGCATGTTGATAATAGTTAGCTTAGGTAGGCTATCTAAACTATCTGAATCTATCCCATCAACAACCCTAAAAATTCTGCATAAGTAATTAACGAATATAGATGATCCATCATTAATCACAAAAACCAAATTTGACTCTCTAATTATTTTCTCATCAAATAACAGGAGCTTTGGATTAACTATAAAatgattgaatttaatcaaaGGGCTACTGAAATCcttttcaagatatttaaTTAGTTGATAGGCATCAGTATGATTTCCATAGTTTGGCGAGCTCAATACacttatttgaaatatgcAGTGAGCATTGTTTGATATATTATCTGAAACTGTGAGCTTGGGCATTATAAATGAATTCGGATTCTCGCTCAAGTTAAAACATTGGATATTCGGCCTAAGCGTCctatcttcatcaatatcttcatcttcttcatctgttTCAAATACCATTACCTTATCCCTCGTGGGGTAAGGTACAATAACTGCAGATTCCTTTTCCTTATCCTCTTCATCGGAAACACTAGACAAAATAGACGACGACACCTTTTCCTTCGAATTACTCAAATCATTAAACGATTCATTACCTATAGATTGCCATGAAGTTATAGAGAACTGTTCATTTATTTCTGGAGGGTAATTACCGCTGGCGTCACTATTAAGCTGAGGAGAAACGTCTAAATCTGGATTAGTCAACGCATTATATATTGACAGGTGGGAATTCAACACCTTTTTTAAAGACGAAGAGGTAATTGATTGCTTTACCTCCGAGTCATATTTGCTATTAGTTTTGTCCATCTTGCATATTCCAGACATACTTATTACTATAATGTTTTAAGAGCATGAtacatttaataattgtaGAAGGAGACGTGATTAAATGATAAGATAAAATTCACGTGACGATAAATGAATCTCCTCTGACAAAGCTTCGGAGTTTTTAAGAAGCTTCCGAAATGGATGAAGCAAATATAGTCTATAATTACATACAAGAGTAAAAggttattcaaattttatattgtaTGGGGCACTAGAAGGTAATAAGTTCACGATTAATCGTCTTAATGAACGAATTTTCATCGAGGAACCCCTTCCAGAGATATTCATCACCTTCTGGAATTGGAATTACATATTCGTTTGCGAAGGAACTTTTCAGTATGCTTATATAGGCTGAATGTAAGCCTATCTGATTACTGTTGTATACTTCACTATTAATATTGGCAGTGTTAGATTTCTGAACCATTTTGAagtcaataaatttatcgTCGTTCAATAACGAAACCTTGAAAGCTTGTAGAATATGATCTCtgatttgattttttcTACCGGTTTctaattctattattatgGGATATATTGTCTTGTTCTTGTACAACTTGGGAAATCTTGATATTTGTTCATTCGTAGGTACCTGAGACATAGAAtgcaatattttgaatttcgTTAATGCACTATAAGTCACTAATTCTCCAGTAttcttatttcttctatcGTCTTTTGGTAGAGCAACGATGTCAAAGTTTATGATACCTTCAGTGAGCAGATCGTCTTTGAATATAAGTCCTTTTTTGTCTGTGACACTTTCTGGACGATTCAAATACCTTACTTCATTTTCGTGTTGGACCTTTAGATCTCCAAATTCATGTAGATGCTGTTTGAAGCTCACAGTATTGGGGATAGGAACCAATCCAATATATTTCCGTTTAACTGATAGATTGGTATTTTGgttagaaaatgatttcCTGAAAGCATTTGCATTCTTCCCTCGAGCAATAATTAAACCACCACTGACATATTTATCTAATCGGTGGACTACTTTATACTGATCTGGATTCAATTTATAGTTGGGGTTATTTGCTGAAAAATGAGCCTTTAGCTGTTTGTATAATTGAGGAAGTAAATAGTTTGAATGACTTTTTGTACCATTACATTGGATACCCGACGGCTTATTTATAATCAAATACCTAGAGTgtatatcaattatattaatttgtCTATAAGCGTGATTCTTATCTATGCCTTGCAAACATTTTAAAAATGTAGGTTTCATGACATAAAtcgaaaattttaaaataattttctttaaatttttgaaaagttgaaaagttgaatattgataattttttcttttaattgTTTAACTTAGAATGTCTGAAGGTACAAGTTTATCTCATGGTAACGAACTGAAGACCAAAAATAAGACGAGACAAAATAATGGAAGGTCCAGAAATAATGGTAGACACAGGCCAAGTAAATACAAAGTATCAGCAATCGCTGAAAAAAAGACTAACAAGAAGACGGCTAAGCCAAGGGATATAAATAGTGATTATAAGGTACTTGAGATATTCAAGttaattagaaaattcaaACCAATCACAATTAATGGTATACCGGTTACAACTATTGtaaaacaagaagaaaaaagagaaaatgaaaaagaacaagaacaagaagaacagAATAAAGTAATAAATCCAGAACAAAGTGGTAATGgtaaagaaacaaatcaGAAGCAAGCCAAAGGTAAGATACAGAACGAAACACTTAAGCGTTATATAACACGAATATTCACAAACCAACCGAACAAACCAATTTACTTTTCATTCATGATAAACCCATCAGATCCTGATTTTCCATTCGATTTGGAATCGTTGAAACTAAGCTTATGCATACCATACACATACCCATATAATAAGGAGTCTAGGCCAACGATTTACATTTTAAATGACGAAATACCTAAAGGTTTTGCTGCTAACATCGAGCTAGGATTTAAGAGAATCGTGGCGATGGCGATGAATAACGAGGTTGATGAAGAACTAGAATTAGTCAGTGGTAAGGGGTTATTATCACAATTACAGACCCTTGATAAGTACTTGGAGTTTTTTTTgaaacagaagaagagagAAACTATAAAATTTGTCAAGCtgaagaaaaaatcaaCTCCTCAGATGTCTATGTTAGATACCCCATCAAGCTCACCCGCGCCTACACCAATGTCGATATCTCCATCCCCGTCACCATCGCCAGTTATTTTGGACCTGAGGAATCAATTGATAGACGAAATGATCAACAAGTTGGGGCCAAATGtgaagttattgaaaaagaatttaacaACGAAATATAAGATAATTCTACCAGTATATAATGAACACACCACCAATACTTTTAAATCGGTCCCTCCAGAGATATGGAATTTGCATGGGAGTATAGAActcttcttgaatattcCATTTAATTATCCAGAATCAAAGCTCACTATTAGCATACCCGCTAACTTCAGTGAACATTTGCTTGCAAAACATGGGGACATTAGAGATTTACAAGCGATCAAATTGATCGAACAGAACGTAGTCTGCAATTTTGGcaattataaatttagaGACGTTAGCCTAACTTTTGTTATGAATTGGTTGACCAATTATTTAGGTGTGTTCTGtttgaatgaaaaagaatttaatagTACTGCGGTGCTTTTATTATAAACTACGTATAGTGTGtatatacaatatattattcCGAGCATATAAACAAAACGCAAGAAATAGTGTTTTCACCTGAAAATACGagtataataaaataactGTTTAATACTTTAGGATACAAAATATActataaatatacaaaatggATACAGAAGAACTTAAATTCCAGTATGCCAATGAATGTGATTTAGAAATACATTGCTCGCCGTTTGGACTATCAGGGCTATACATTAAAGTAAAAGGGTCCAATATAATGGGAATTGGGTCTACTATGGGATTAATCACGGGCTCTACGAAAGGATTAATACACTACAACGATAGTCAGGACTTAATTgatcaaaaatataaacTCTATGTCGTGGTAGACGAACAAGGGATGCTCAGAATTGACTTTATCAAGATCTTCACACTCCCAAAACGCAACAATAGTAAAGATAGCGAAAATCATCCAGACAAGGAAGAAGGCGTCAGAAGAGATCATAATCCAAGTATAAGCATTTCACCTACGGCTAACAGTGGCGATAATTCGTACCCTTCATCTTTAAAAAGTCCGCTTGACAACTCGATATCGAGCGAAGGGAAAAGTGGCTTAGACGAAGATTTGGCCCGCCAAAGTAAAGTCCCTGCTCTAGTTTTTAGAGGTAAGTGTCCTGACGGAAGACCTGACAAAGTTGAGCCATTTATTGGGATTTTTTCCTTCGAACGTGAAGACTAGGTTACTACAGTAAGTTGATATTACCCCAGCGAAAATCTTTGCATGCCCGCATTCTCGATAGTCGTCCAGCTCAAGCTCTTGCGCCGTTAAAAGcaagataataatataccataatatatatctaaTACTACTGAGAGCTACCTTAGTTACTTTTACCCAACACATCAAATCTGAATATGCTGCTACTCGacataataaattgaagtaCAAAATGTCTACTACGTAAATTCCTTTATCGCACTAATCACATATGctatattgaataatgatctGGATCTTGATATGATAACTGTGCCGATTACCCCTACCTCACCGcacattattattgtaaaaTGTAAACTGGACCGAGGAGCATCAATCTCGCATCTTTTTGGGCGGTAACATTTCCGATTCTCTGTTTGACATACCGTAAAGAGATAGTAATTAAGGTCTTCGGTATTGTAATCCGACATAGAAACATTGGTGAGTATCCGGACTAAGTTTTATGTTCAAAATTATGTTCTCCACTCTAAGGAAGTGTGATCGACCCTGGAACGGGACAATATTCCAGCCTCGGTTATATTTGTGGCCTCggatttttcaaaaatgcgGAGGTATAATTTCCTCATCCTGTGACACCCGATTACATATAAAAGGTATTCATATGCCATCAAactaattttcaatattatttattagtaTCATTTAGATAATACATATACTAGTTTTACTAATTACAAAATGGACAGATTAAATCAACTTTCTGGACAATTGAACCCATCTTCTAAACAAGCCTTACTTGAAAAGAACCCAGACGATGTTGTTATCGTAGCTGCTTACAGAACTGCCATTACTAAGGGTCTTAAAGGTGGATTCAAGGACGTTCATTCCGATTATATCTTGAGAAACTTTTTAGTGgaatttatcaagaaaacCAATGTTGACCCAAACTTAATTGAAGATGTTGCATGTGGTAACGTTTTAAATAGAGGTGCAGGTGCGAATGAGCATCGTGGTGCTTGTCTTTCCGCTGGTATTCCATACACCGCTGGTTTCATCGCTTTGAACAGATTATGTTCTTCTGGTTTGATGGCGATTTCTGAAATTGCCAACAAGATTAAGTGTGGTGAAATCGACTGTGGATTAGCTGCAGGTTCCGAATCGATGACTGCCAACTGGGGTCCTCAAGCACTTTCTAAGTCTGATCCAAACTTAGCTGATGACCCAGAAATGGAAAAGTGTATGATTCCAATGGGTATCACTAACGAAAATGTTGCTGCCAAATTCAACATTTCAAGAGCTGTCCAAGATGAATTCGCTGCCAAGTCTTACGCTAAGGCAAGTGCAGCAGTCAAACGTGGTGCATTCAAGGATGAAATTTTGCCAATTGAAACCGCGTTTAAGGAAGgagatgatgatgatgatgatgaagatgtcAAATACACGAAGGCTATTATTGACACTGACGAATGTCCAAGAGAAGGTGTCACTGCTGCCTCTTTATCTAAGATTAAACCTGCTTTCAAGTCAGATGGTTCTACTCACGCTGGTAACTCTTCCCAAGTCTCAGATGGTGCGTCTGGTGTCTTATTAATGAGAAGATCTTTAGCTGAACAAAAGGGTTACCCAATCGAAGCTAAGTACGTTTTATGCTCTACTGTTGGTGTTCCACCAGAAATCATGGGTATTGGTCCAGCTGTTGCCATCCCACAAGTCTTAAAGAAGACTGGCTTAACTGTTAGTGATGTTGATGTATTCGAAATCAACGAAGCTTTCGCTGCTCAATGTTTATACTCAGCGCAAGTATGCAAGGTtccagaagaaaaattaaatataaacgGTGGTGGAATTTCTCTTGGGCATCCATTAGGTGGTACAGGTACCAGACAATACGCAACTATCTTAAGATTGTTAAAGAAGGGTGAAATCGGTCTCACCTCTATGTGTATCGGTTCCGGTATGGGTGCTGCTTCTATTCTTGTTAGAGAATaagttaataatttctaatttatgattttataggctttatttattggttCTGAATAGgttaataaagaatttatgaaatatttatccTTAGTAACTTTCGTAGTCCTATTTTGTAAAAATCGATTAAAACTAAGTAAATTACCGTcaaatatacatattatacaattatCTAAAATACACATTCGAATTTTTGCGTCGTGGAGGgcttgaaatatttaccaTATTGTTtgcatcatcattttctatAGATGGTGATTTGTAATTATTAGCATAAGATTCTTTATTCATTTGCTGATGAGCTCTATGTGGGAAATAAACAGCATTAATCGGTGGCAAATAATATACGTTGGAAATaggaaaatatttataccTGCTGTTCGTTTTATTTAGTggaatcaaatttatttttgacGTAGGATTGTCTAACAATGACTTTagattaattgatgaagacgaCGTCGCACTATGTAACAATGGAGGAATAGACTTATCCAGTTGATTATTATAAGGTTGCGATTTCGACGGAGAGTTACTTTTAAGTCTTTTATTAGACGAGGATTCATTTTCAGTCTCGtcatcttcctcttcttcatcgtccTCGCGAATGTTCTCTAcgtcttcttcatcttcaggaatgtcttcattttcttgaattgaatttgtcTCTTCGTTTTCTGTTTTCGTTTCTTGACCAGCAATAATGAAACTTtctttagaattaattgatctTCCCTTGATTAGAATGTCTTTCCGATCAGCATAAAATGACGGGTTTCTTCCTCTAACAATAATCGGTTCGCTTACCAATTCAAATAGACTAACTTCGTTTCTCTCGTTGTATGTATTACTGGaataatcttcatcaatataatcATCGTAGTATAAATCAGCTACTATTGCACTAACCTT harbors:
- a CDS encoding DEHA2E18216p (similar to CA4397|IPF14369 Candida albicans IPF14369) — encoded protein: MKPTFLKCLQGIDKNHAYRQINIIDIHSRYLIINKPSGIQCNGTKSHSNYLLPQLYKQLKAHFSANNPNYKLNPDQYKVVHRLDKYVSGGLIIARGKNANAFRKSFSNQNTNLSVKRKYIGLVPIPNTVSFKQHLHEFGDLKVQHENEVRYLNRPESVTDKKGLIFKDDSLTEGIINFDIVALPKDDRRNKNTGELVTYSALTKFKILHSMSQVPTNEQISRFPKLYKNKTIYPIIIELETGRKNQIRDHILQAFKVSLLNDDKFIDFKMVQKSNTANINSEVYNSNQIGLHSAYISISKSSFANEYVIPIPEGDEYLWKGFLDENSFIKTINRELITF
- a CDS encoding DEHA2E18238p (similar to CA4396|IPF12294 Candida albicans IPF12294), which codes for MSEGTSLSHGNESKTKNKTRQNNGRSRNNGRHRPSKYKVSAIAEKKTNKKTAKPRDINSDYKVLEIFKLIRKFKPITINGIPVTTIVKQEEKRENEKEQEQEEQNKVINPEQSGNGKETNQKQAKGKIQNETLKRYITRIFTNQPNKPIYFSFMINPSDPDFPFDLESLKLSLCIPYTYPYNKESRPTIYILNDEIPKGFAANIELGFKRIVAMAMNNEVDEELELVSGKGLLSQLQTLDKYLEFFLKQKKRETIKFVKSKKKSTPQMSMLDTPSSSPAPTPMSISPSPSPSPVILDSRNQLIDEMINKLGPNVKLLKKNLTTKYKIILPVYNEHTTNTFKSVPPEIWNLHGSIELFLNIPFNYPESKLTISIPANFSEHLLAKHGDIRDLQAIKLIEQNVVCNFGNYKFRDVSLTFVMNWLTNYLGVFCLNEKEFNSTAVLLL
- a CDS encoding DEHA2E18260p (similar to CA5861|IPF373 Candida albicans), with translation MDTEELKFQYANECDLEIHCSPFGLSGLYIKVKGSNIMGIGSTMGLITGSTKGLIHYNDSQDLIDQKYKLYVVVDEQGMLRIDFIKIFTLPKRNNSKDSENHPDKEEGVRRDHNPSISISPTANSGDNSYPSSLKSPLDNSISSEGKSGLDEDLARQSKVPALVFRGKCPDGRPDKVEPFIGIFSFERED
- a CDS encoding DEHA2E18282p (similar to uniprot|P27796 Saccharomyces cerevisiae YIL160C) — encoded protein: MDRLNQLSGQLNPSSKQALLEKNPDDVVIVAAYRTAITKGLKGGFKDVHSDYILRNFLVEFIKKTNVDPNLIEDVACGNVLNRGAGANEHRGACLSAGIPYTAGFIALNRLCSSGLMAISEIANKIKCGEIDCGLAAGSESMTANWGPQALSKSDPNLADDPEMEKCMIPMGITNENVAAKFNISRAVQDEFAAKSYAKASAAVKRGAFKDEILPIETAFKEGDDDDDDEDVKYTKAIIDTDECPREGVTAASLSKIKPAFKSDGSTHAGNSSQVSDGASGVLLMRRSLAEQKGYPIEAKYVLCSTVGVPPEIMGIGPAVAIPQVLKKTGLTVSDVDVFEINEAFAAQCLYSAQVCKVPEEKLNINGGGISLGHPLGGTGTRQYATILRLLKKGEIGLTSMCIGSGMGAASILVRE